In Helicoverpa zea isolate HzStark_Cry1AcR chromosome 3, ilHelZeax1.1, whole genome shotgun sequence, the sequence TCACGTTGgaattaacccctctgctcgacaagattttgacatatgactttaccgttgattcggcgggatattttgaatcgcgacatcgaagtcaaaaatttgtactaactttcaacacatgaattctaagtccgtaatgcctgatcagaagtattttaactataactttagagctcacttatttgacaacaacgtgcaaaggtcaaatggggtcagttaattcagaaaaagataataattacggtgtttttaagtctatcgaaaagttaggcatttcaaatttggtgaaaacttaccaataagtaatcgcatcactttctcaaacacaacacaaacgtcatatttataacattttcaatccgttgcaatacatttcgtgcacttatttatgctcaataactaaaaaatcagcacataaaatacacaataaaaatgaacaatttacaagatcagtcaagtcacagacaagtagagtttggaatggagtatttttttttttcaatcagcggtgtgcattcgatacctaaatcggaaatttattataaataatcgaataccaattttatatatacctattttttaatagcaacttatttcaattttatttattaattttaaattataggttcaatttgtttttgttgttaagaaaaaagatatttaagtttttagcattaaatttttatatgtattatttattttggtgttgcgtcattcgtaataatttttaactttaattgaatttttattacctattacggaattttaatttattcttatattatttctcaacaattctaacatttttgtttcggcggagggtatgcgggtgttctgaaatataatgcaatttgtaactaccaaaggtatgtacttatttgatgatgagaaacaataataataattgattgatttgccccgcagggcatctgaggcggatgatggggagtagcgaccccgcggggctatatatccgagtgctccagggagagtatactgtcccccatctccggcttgccggagtgaagcatgacgggggagaggtctcccgcctcttggcttgccttcaccggccggtcagagtggagtcgctagagtagggttagcagcccgctcggagggtaggtgcctcgtggtaagtggcgagtgggccggtgatgctggacccacagggagcgcgtgatctgcgtttaaagtccgccgaggtatcctcacccttcagccgctcatgtacctgttgccctcttgttgcgatttagcgactgattcccgggggcccagtaagtgagttggcgagtctccacctgccatttttacgtgtatttattacattgttatcggcaggtgccatagttcccgtagtttccccattcctagtccactagcatcccatcacaatagcccaagtagttttcatccatagttagcaatagtttagcacagaaccgggcattgtccttgggtacatttctatagtgtatacagggataatcgtcggttttgtgtcaccatttcattaaagttgtctcaaaagggcttcagcgtgttggcttcggccccacgttcgccttccaaaaatccgggactctgtagtcccgtggtcggttagagacataataattgattgattttaaagtcaccaaatatttttgggaacaaatataatgaccaccataaaatgctttgatacccttagttttgcaaccagaaaaatctactgaacaccagaaaaataaagtctaaaaatgtaatagtaccagctattttagtcacgacttcactttaaattgtattcgaccaccaaaggagatggccaaattttcatagaaaaaaaacccagaatcgacagcaatgaaatggttaccaataggttctttatgatagacctttgatggtgccaaaaaatccagactgaaatccatggggtataggagctatttcatattatcgcaaaaataggttatgttgaatatatgttgattttaaagattattaacatcaagggacataaaaaagcaaagtaaactaacattatacaagccactagtaacaaccccatagtttcagagttggcctggtgattaaaaggtcttgtatttaaccactccagatacgattaagcaccgaccttacctacttggagaggtttcgcagttacatgcaaccttcacaactggctatgaaatgtttttggagaaattgtctttgaaaatcgcgccatgtgacattgtcaaatataacaaatgacttagcaatgtaaaacggtccaatcacgagtctgcattcaacttctaacgaacatcaaacagtaaaagtaaacttttttgtgaactaaaatcttgatcgaaaaaacgttataaaaagagaaccccatggtttttagatgttttgaaatactttttaaaatccacaaattatactgaatccaatcatacatatgaagttcctgtcgactctgggtttttttttggccatctcctttagtaaatgatcaccaactcttgacgaccaaattaatgtattatttttgcctaaataagtcactgtgatagccataaaatgtaggcttattaccaaataaagtattatgatgccatattaagttttgtgtccggcttgcaatgcatgagtgagtgtcagtatgacgagtgacaggggaaaatggaagaaaatgacatattgcgccgaccccaagtaaaattgggaacagggcaggagaaagtagaagaatgtgtttctcaatacactccctcgaaaacacactcttatcgcactgtttagaggcatgcaacgcaatagacaattttccaccttAGAGCAGGAAAaaggtccccataatgttattacatttattgtatcaggccgaactgatttttttggagtcaatttacttaaacaggatagcaagatgtaaaaactttggttatcattttatattaaaacgctggtataattttgatgatcattcactacttttggtgatcatttactacttttggggtaacaatgatttatttggactcattttgcttaaataggatagcagaatgtaaaaactttggttatcattttactttaaaatggtggtttaattttggtgatcatttactatttttggcttgcgcatgatttattttggagtaatttcacttaaataggatagcaaagtgttaaaactttggttatcattttacattaaaatgcgagtttcattttggtgatcatttactatttttgtctgctatttgttactatttctggtgatcagttaaacataagccaatatttttaaccgaatcccaaaaaggaggtggttctcaatttggatgtttgtttttggtcgaaagggtatattccccatatttgttattaggtccaggatctgatgatggaaaccttgagaaatcgagggcagctctcgaaaattgtaagcatagataaggttataacttgacactcagatgtatatctgataacactatgagacagtaaaggtttggagctgacctgatgatggagaccagagaaggtcgagggaactcgacaaccgtacttctctcgtctccatctccttcactgttgcagaggcctcgtaaatacgaataatataagcacaaacacgagaaagtttaaatattcagttgtcgagttccctcgaccttcactggtctccatcatcaggtcagctcaaagccttcactgttgaatagtgctaccaggcaaacacctgagtgataagatttcaacctatgtatttctgcaactttcgaaagtcgccctcgatttctcaaggttccatcatcagatcttgacctaatgataatgggaccacctcggaagtacacgctatcaaacaaaaaaagaatcatcaaaatcgataaataaatggctgagtaatcgcgtaacaaacatacaaaaaaaaacggtcgaattgagaacctccgctttttgggaaatcggttaaaaataagtcggcggcggccatctttccatcttggaccagctttcgatgaacagcgaactatttgccccttcaaacaataaaatcgtcataaaattttgcgataactacacctaactacggctctcgtcaaatagctttgccgctcagttaaaaagttggaagtaacgaatcgccattaagtatggcagatctacaggaatcctgcacataaaacacccgaagaataagtcatttgccgtcttcagaaaccctaaaaaccgaagattttttttattccggctacaacgtattttctaccactgattttctagcatttttttcaaaataaattaagtcattttacttttcctaatttattttcagattatggtaagtgtacacaagtgcaatttagtaatattataatatcaaataatataaaattattaaatcgattctatattttaacgaatcggatcattcgatgcaaaacttctatcaccgtcgccatcttgtctatgcgtcttcaaatttaaaaaaacaactaatgtaaacaaacatggcgagttcgatcagaattcccggtaattacgattggattttaaaaaggtatatttctaaggCCCGGTTCCCACTACGCCGGACCGGCAGATCTGCCGCGCCGGTAAATCTGCCGGAAGGGCTAGTGGCTgtacaatttatatgaagctattCACATTATCCCGGGTCCGGCATTTTTGCCGAGCCCGGCATTTTTACCGAGCGTTTTGTCACTACGAATTGCCGGCAGAACGACCGGGCCCGGAGTAATGTGAACGAGTTTGTGCCGGTATCTGTCCCCCGCTCGCCCCGCTCGTGCTCCCCTCGCCCCGCCCGTGTTCCACTCACGTCATTCGGCTCGCATTTTCTGGTAAAAGTAGACGTTTAGCATGGATATTCAAGCAGAAACTTTAATTACGCTTGTCCAAGAGAGACCTGTTCTGTGGGATAAGACCGAAGACGTCTATAAAGACAAAAACTTAAAGTTAGCAGCATGGCGTGAAGTATGTTTAATACTGAAACCAAACTTCGATGAACTGgatgaaaaagaaagaaaacagtacggtgagtttttaatgttttattgataaaatgtaaatgcattgataaattttattttatagctgcTGCCTGCCACGGAACGGAACCAATATccgaaacaaaataattagtaaatgaTGTCCGTATAGCGTTGGCATTAGGGCCACCTCGACTTGACACATTCCGATTCATGGGTGTCGTTTCTTGTTCTTGTCTATGTTCTATATTTTGGTAACTTTCAAAATTTATACCATCTTTTTCtcttacaaaattatgtaagaCTGTACAAGCTTTAATTACTTGAATTGCTGTGTCTACGTTCAGATCTATAGCTCGATGGATTATTCGCCACTTATTTGCCAGAATACCAAAAGCGCACTCAACATACCTTCTTGCTCGACTTAGTCTAtagttaaaaatctttttatcaGTATTCAAATGTGTACCTCCATATGGACGTAGGAGATTAGGTGTTAAAGCAAAGCCTTCATCGCCAATAAGTATAAACGGTAATTCTTCGTGCAAGTTTTCATGAAGCGGTCTAGGCTTTGGTACATTTAAAGTACCATCATTGATCTTTTGCCAAAATGTACTATCCTTTAATATAGTAGAATCGCATTCCTTGCCATATGAGCCcacactaataaaaataaatcggtACTCTGAATCGACAACTGCCATTAATACAAAAGAATAATACTCCTTGTAATTAAAGAACATAGAACCACTCTTGGCTGGTTTCAAAATTCTGATATGTTTGCCATCTACTGCTCCAAGACAGTGAGGAAAGTTGGCTTTTCTTTCGAATCCTGAAACGATGTCCTCCCATTCTCTCTCAGTATCAGGCAGCTTAAGGAAATCTGTCTT encodes:
- the LOC124646231 gene encoding protein ALP1-like — protein: MDDEIVVLWWYLNRRQNKRKHWVHPILRERFSLGTFETLMGELRRDESKFFNYFRMTATTFDDLLGRLDIRVRDTSFRECICPEQRLAICLRYLASGCSFKEIHYSYRVGVSTISKLIKEMTHVIWENLKTDFLKLPDTEREWEDIVSGFERKANFPHCLGAVDGKHIRILKPAKSGSMFFNYKEYYSFVLMAVVDSEYRFIFISVGSYGKECDSTILKDSTFWQKINDGTLNVPKPRPLHENLHEELPFILIGDEGFALTPNLLRPYGGTHLNTDKKIFNYRLSRARRYVECAFGILANKWRIIHRAIDLNVDTAIQVIKACTVLHNFVREKDGINFESYQNIEHRQEQETTPMNRNVSSRGGPNANAIRTSFTNYFVSDIGSVPWQAAAIK